One Nitrospirota bacterium genomic window, TTGTCTTATTCAGCAGTGCAATATCATAGGCATCTTTTACCTGCCCGAGAATCTGTGTCTCACCGAGTACCATTGAATCAAGGCTTGAGGCAACCATGAATAAATGCCGTGCCGCACCTTCATCTTTATGAGTGTACAGATGCTCGGTTAACCATTCCATAGCCATGTCAGGGTGACAGGAATGGAGAAACTCTTTTATCCTTGCCACACCAATCTCAGGGCTTTCCACAGTCACATAAATCTCAACCCTGTTACAGGTAGACAGTATTACACATTCCATTATGTCATTGGAAGACTTCAGCTTTAAGACATTCTTTTCAAGCTCCTGGCCTGAGAAAGAAAGTCTTTCCCTGACCTCTACAGGGGCTGTCTTATGGCTGAGACCTACTAAGATTATGTCCATTGAACTCTCACAACCCTCATTAAAAAGTGTGTCTCCCATGCAGGAGTATATTTACTCCAACAAAGGTAAAGACCACTCCTATGAATCCGATTACTGCCATGTATGCCGCCTTTTTTCCCTGCCATCCCGCAGACATACGAACATGGAGTAAGGCAGCATAAAAAAGCCACACTATCAGAGACCATGTCTGTTTCGGGTCCCAGTTCCAGTAAGTACCCCAGGCAAACTCCGCCCAGATGGAACCGGTAAGGATACCAAGTGTCAACAAGGGAAAGCCAAAGGATATGGCACGGTAGTTGAGGTCATCCAGAAGGTCGAGGGAAGGGAGTTTATAATAGAGTATGTTAAAACTCTTTGACTTGAGGAATCTATCCTGCATGAGATACATCAATCCCGCAAGAAAAGAGATGGAAAAGGCAGTAGCCCCCATAACTGCAAGTATTGTGTGAATCCCAAGCCATGAACTCTGAAGTGCAGGGTCAAGCTTTTTTATATCCATAGGCAGTGCAGCAGAGGATATAAGAGATATAAACGTAAGCGGTATTACAAAAGAGCCGAGTACATAAACCCTGTATTTATATTCAATCAGAAGAAACGCAAGTACAAGCACCCATGAAAAAAACGACATGGCCTCATGCAGGCTTGTAACCGGAATATAGGACGCCTCAATTGACCTGGTTATAAGTGCGGCAGTATGAAAAAGAAATCCCAGCCCTGTTATTGCAAAAGAATACCTCTTAGGAGTTTCATTCCTGCTTAGCAGATAGTATAAAAAAGATGCTGTCCCGAAAAAATAGACAACAATAGCTATTTTAAAAAAGATAATATTTAACATGGGTATTTTTCAGCTTCAACTAAATTATCTTAACTTTATTTGAAAACTGCTGTCAATGTTAATATAATAATCAGGTCATGAAACCTAAGGGGAAACCATTTAAAAAATTTATATATAGTTTTGTACCCGCATCTTTAATGAGCCTCCTGTTAATAAACAGCGTGTCTTTCAGCAGCGAACACGGTAAGGTCAAATTTAACATCGCCGGTAAAAACTATACCCTTCTGACAGCATCCACTCCATCAGAAAGGTATAAAGGGCTTTCAGGCATTTCTAAATTGAAAGATGCCGACGGCATGATCTTTTATTTTAACCCGGCGCAAAGTACCGCCTTCTGGAACAAAAACACCCACTTAGACCTGGAGCTTATCTGGATACGTAAGGGAAAGGAAGCCGGCCGTAACACCTTGCCGTCAGAAGACAAGGCCGGCTTAATCAACCTACAATCACCCGGAGAGGTTGATGCTGTGGTTGAGCTGGTGAGATAAACATGAATTGTTGTTTGACCATGTCCGTCAAATTTAGTATTATGCCGGTATCATGCCACAAACAAGAGCACTTTTAATATCAGTAAGTGAAAGTCCTGAGTCCGTCATTTATTCTATTAATGACCTGAAGCCGGAGTGTCTCTGTTTCTTTGCCTCGGAAGAGACCAGACATGTTATCAATGATGTTATCCTGCCTCAGATACAAGAACGTCCTGCATGGATGGCGGAGATTATTACAGCAGATTCTTATGACCTCCTGACC contains:
- a CDS encoding DUF192 domain-containing protein; amino-acid sequence: MKPKGKPFKKFIYSFVPASLMSLLLINSVSFSSEHGKVKFNIAGKNYTLLTASTPSERYKGLSGISKLKDADGMIFYFNPAQSTAFWNKNTHLDLELIWIRKGKEAGRNTLPSEDKAGLINLQSPGEVDAVVELVR
- the ccsB gene encoding c-type cytochrome biogenesis protein CcsB; amino-acid sequence: MLNIIFFKIAIVVYFFGTASFLYYLLSRNETPKRYSFAITGLGFLFHTAALITRSIEASYIPVTSLHEAMSFFSWVLVLAFLLIEYKYRVYVLGSFVIPLTFISLISSAALPMDIKKLDPALQSSWLGIHTILAVMGATAFSISFLAGLMYLMQDRFLKSKSFNILYYKLPSLDLLDDLNYRAISFGFPLLTLGILTGSIWAEFAWGTYWNWDPKQTWSLIVWLFYAALLHVRMSAGWQGKKAAYMAVIGFIGVVFTFVGVNILLHGRHTF